In one Magallana gigas chromosome 7, xbMagGiga1.1, whole genome shotgun sequence genomic region, the following are encoded:
- the LOC105336634 gene encoding cytochrome P450 2C3, whose protein sequence is MLVTVAIIVVLVALVWKFTGRPRGLPPGPTCYPVIGNSGLFKPSEAVRAHRNLRKKYGDIYTLMIFHHQMIIVHGYENIRELLCTQGDLFSDRPNTIINGVFNKQKGLMWASGVLWKEHATFAMATLRKFGFGTHSLQGQIMEEVDCLMGELQKKDKQSINIKSTLDASVSNVICSILFGRRFDYEDAKFKELVISLEKMFASTNPSSPVFIFPTLHHLPMSSFGQMEKSFKEIDEFTKEMIQEHRRKFDENNINDFIDSFLMEKKRRGTEGNSTFTDEQLTIVIREIFGAGTETTSNTILWALLALIHYPKWQETLRENIETAIGQSQPKMEDKENLPNVEAFILEVQRYANVAPFGIPHAPKKDFKYNGHLFPKGTCVTFAIDSVMMDPAIFPEPLLFKPERFLDEVGNCNGEQKEKLIPFSTGPRSCIGQSLAKMELFLFLTRFLQWFKIKPEKPNCLPPFEGNLGLTNMPRSFQLILEKL, encoded by the exons ATGTTGGTGACGGTAGCCATTATAGTTGTATTGGTTGCTTTAGTTTGGAAGTTTACAGGGCGACCGAGAGGGTTGCCTCCAGGTCCGACATGTTACCCTGTCATCGGGAATTCCGGGCTTTTTAAACCATCAGAAGCGGTACGGGCACACAGAAATCTAAGAAAGAAGTATGGAGACATATACACCTTAATGATCTTCCACCACCAAATGATTATAGTTCACGGATATGAAAATATTCGAGAGTTACTATGTACGCAAGGAGACTTGTTTTCAGACCGGCCAAACACTATAATAAATGGGGTTTTCAACAAACAGAAAG GTTTGATGTGGGCATCTGGGGTACTATGGAAAGAGCATGCAACGTTTGCTATGGCAACATTGAGAAAGTTTGGTTTTGGAACTCATAGTTTACAAGGTCAAATCATGGAGGAAGTAGATTGTCTTATGGGTGAACtacaaaaaaaagataaacaatcaATTAACATAAAGAGCACTCTTGATGCCTCTGTATCGAATGTtatttgttcaattttgttTGGAAGGAGATTTGATTACGAAGATGCCAAATTTAAAGAACTGGTTATATCtctagagaaaatgtttgccaGTACCAACCCATCTTCACCAGTGTTCATTTTTCCAACGTTACATCATTTGCCGATGTCTAGTTTTGGCCAAATggaaaaaagttttaaagagataGACGAATTTACTAAGGAGATGATTCAAGAGCACAGACgaaaatttgatgaaaacaacataaatgattttatagatAGTTTTCTGATGGAAAAGAAGCGGAGAGGGACTGAAGGAAATTCAACATTTACAG atgaacAACTCACAATCGTTATACGGGAAATATTTGGTGCAGGAACTGAAACAACATCTAATACAATACTTTGGGCACTTCTTGCCTTAATTCATTATCCAAAATGGCAAGAAACCCTCCGGGAAAATATTGAAACTGCCATTGGTCAGAGTCAACCCAAGATGGAAGACAAGGAAAATTTGCCAAATGTTGAGGCTTTCATCCTTGAAGTCCAACGCTATGCAAACGTTGCGCCATTCGGGATTCCGCATGCCCCTAAGAaggattttaaatataatggaCACCTTTTTCCAAAAGGGACATGCGTAACGTTTGCAATCGATTCTGTTATGATGGATCCAGCAATTTTTCCAGAACCTCTCCTTTTTAAACCAGAACGATTTCTGGACGAGGTGGGGAATTGCAATGGGGAACAGAAAGAAAAGCTTATTCCATTTTCTACTG gacCAAGATCGTGTATCGGACAATCCCTCGCCAAAATGGAACTATTTCTTTTCTTGACAAGATTTCTACAGTGGTTTAAGATAAAACCAGAGAAACCAAATTGCTTGCCACCTTTTGAGGGAAATCTGGGCCTAACCAACATGCCGAGATCGTTCCAACTAATTTTAGAGAAACTGTAA
- the LOC105336767 gene encoding uncharacterized protein yields the protein MEACNAEQRSLTSEFLESFSTYVEEILMALHISVGPTDTINIKQLLFQDIVELSCHIQQSQQHEKVILYLTRLQEAKKERLSSLHRTITTCRGNLQVAEQELLRKKMKEQEKKDIMDFLTMTTNIIQGIITSNPNDRHLKSLVERMKEHRGTLSFQDELLDVEEINKRNLGKMIVRYIGHEGVDEKPGLRRLLQACIDFLQTEAAGFWKNASITIYDEDDNMYKIASGTRKHQFICRMKNGEPFIKEKKSVSEHKKPKPNHKTSTETTHHPSQKGQDHSCSVC from the exons ATGGAg GCATGTAATGCAGAACAGCGATCTCTAACAAGTGAATTTTTGGAATCGTTTAGTACTTATGTAGAG GAAATACTTATGGCTTTACATATATCAGTTGGTCCTACAGATACCATCAATATAAAACAACTGCTTTTCCAAGACATTGTCGAGTTAAGTTGCCATAttcag caGTCACAACAGCAcgaaaaagttattttatatcTAACAAGGCTACAG gaaGCAAAGAAAGAGCGACTGAGCAGTCTTCACAGAACTATTACAACTTGTAGAGGCAACCTTCAG GTAGCTGAACAAGAGCTGCTTCGAAAGAAAATGAAG gaacaagaaaaaaaagacataaTGGATTTTCTGACCATGACCACGAATATAATTCAAGGCATAATAACA AGCAACCCCAATGACAGACATCTGAAAAGTCTAGTAGAAAGAATGAAGGAGCATCGGGGAACTTTAAGT TTCCAAGACGAATTGTTGGATGTCGAAGAAATCAACAAAAGAAATCTGGGGAAAATGATCGTACGTTACATAGGTCATGAAGGAGTTGATGAGAAACCAGGCCTTCGCCGTCTTCTTCAGGCCTGCATTGACTTCCTTCAAACAGAGGCTGCAGGATTTTGGAAGAATGCATCCATAACCATTTATGACGAGGACGACAACATGTACAAGATCGCTAGTGGAACGAGAAAACATCAGTTTATTTGCAGGATGAAAAACGGGGAACCAtttataaaagagaaaaaatcgGTTTCGGAGCACAAGAAACCTAAACCAAATCACAAGACGTCAACTGAAACCACTCATCATccatctcaaaaaggacaagaTCACAGCTGTTCAGTTTGCTAA